The sequence below is a genomic window from Zygosaccharomyces rouxii strain CBS732 chromosome D complete sequence.
GATTGATAGCTGTTATAATACTTGAAACTCAACGAAGTCTCACTaaatttttgttcaataCGGGGAAGTATTCGAACAACTGTTTATATTGTTTAGTTCAAACTCGAAGTGGACACGCTTATGTTTGAAAAAGACGCGAACTAAGTTTATAACCATCTACTAAACAGTGCAACCATGTCACGAGAGTTGAGAAACCAAATATCGATGGGATTAAGGGTGATTCAGAGGTAGTTACCTAACCCTAATAGAGAACCCCATGAATAAAATCTTGAAGGGGAAACTATTGGTAATCAAAGGTTTACTGTGACAGTAGTTCAGCTGTTCAGCTGTAGCGTCATATTACAAGTGATTATCATCTTGGTATTCCCAATCGACTTGAAAGTGCAAATAGATCAATCAATCTAGTACAGTATACCTCTGTCTACTCTTGTCACcatttttcctcttgtcGTGTGGGAAGAGGCGGTAACGACGTGCTAGGGTTCCCTGAGAAATTAAACAATCACCGTTACTTCCATTACAACTCAATCttagagaaggaaaaaaggcagaaaataataacaaccGCACACAGAATGAGCGCATTGATATTAGGAGCTACTGGTTTATGTGGTGGTTCTTTCTTGAGAAATGCCATTGCCAGCGACAAGTTTACAGAAGTCTTTACTATCACTAGAAGGGAACTACCTTCTGATGCCGATAATGTAAAACAAATTGTTGAGACTGACAGCAGTAAGTGGGCACAACTGTTTCCTGAAACCGGGGTTAAGTTTTACTTTAGTGCATTTGGTACCACCAGAGCAGCTGCAGGTAGTGCAGAgaatttttacaagattGATCACGATTTAAACGTTGAATTGGCTAAAGCAGCCAAGACAAAGGGATGTACAACCATGGTATTGGTTAGCTCAGTCGGTGCTAACGAAAATTCCATGCTCCCCTACTTCAAAGataaaggtgaaattgaGAGAGATATTTTAGctcttgattttgatcatACAATAATTCTACGTCCTGGTCCACTCTTGGGTAGGCAAAAGAGTAAAGGATTCCTAGATGGGATTAC
It includes:
- the FMP52 gene encoding Fmp52p (similar to uniprot|P40008 Saccharomyces cerevisiae YER004W FMP52 The authentic non-tagged protein was localized to the mitochondria), whose product is MSALILGATGLCGGSFLRNAIASDKFTEVFTITRRELPSDADNVKQIVETDSSKWAQLFPETGVKFYFSAFGTTRAAAGSAENFYKIDHDLNVELAKAAKTKGCTTMVLVSSVGANENSMLPYFKDKGEIERDILALDFDHTIILRPGPLLGRQKSKGFLDGITCKLSSAIYGTPLQSLFSHPVYGEDVGKVGVDLALQSAALGAKSEKVRIVTSSEIRDIASKI